DNA from Prunus persica cultivar Lovell chromosome G6, Prunus_persica_NCBIv2, whole genome shotgun sequence:
CTCTAGAAGTTGCTCCATCAGGCCAATCCAGTCGTGCTCCCCTTCTAAAATATTTGTCAGCACGACGACTGCAAAAATTGGGCACAAGATAAGAGCTCCATGCCAAATACAAAATGAGGGGATTATGCACAGTAAGAGTCTTACTCAGCTCTGAGCACCATATGCTGTGGTAGTGGCCCCAAAACCCTCTCCATCATGGCAAGATGCTCCAAGTTCTCATGTGTCTGAAATAGGGCCTCACCCTGTTGAAAAACAATACAAATGTCAACAAAATATTCTGCACCCCCTACACAACACAAATTCAATTGTAACATTAAGTGAAAATGACTCAATTTTAGATGATGGGCCATATGAACTCAATGGTACTTACAGAGCAAAGTTCAACAAGTATGCAACCCACACTCCAGATATCACAAGGATAGTTCCATCCAAGACCTGCATATAACGTCAGATGACTGTTATCTACAAATGCAAACCCAAGATGTCACTTGAGTAGCCTAGAATTGTATTTACCTAAAATAACCTCCGGTGCACGATAATGGCGTGTTGACACCACATAGCTGTGATCCTGATGTTCAAATGTTGTACTCCCAAAATCAATGAGCTTAATGGCACTTGACTTGGGCAGATTCTTGAAATAGGAACCCTCTTTAGTCGACCGTGATAGAAACTTGATTACagttaagaaaagaaaagggtgaAGTGTCAGGACTTTGAGCTTTACTAACTAccacaataaaaaaaacacaagatcTGAAGATGGCTTGggtaaaaaaatgaaacttaaACTGATGCTGTACCAAATTGCTGGACATCTTAGACTAAGTCTAAAAATTAAGAACTGCTGAATGAAACAGAAAATACTGTTGCAACTCCGGGCATGAGGGATACATTAGACTATAATGAGGcacaaaataatcaaacacATGACAAAACCCACAACATTGTTGAATCAGATAACCCATATGCCCTCTCCAAGGTCTGCTTGCGCGTGCTTGCACAAACACAGAAGATGCTAAGAGACCAAAAGCATGATTTAGTAAACAATACCTTATAGTCTGGCACTTTGATGTAGTCAGATGAAACAAGCAGAATATTTTCTGGCTTCAGATCAGTATGTATAAGGCGTAAGTCATGCATAACTGCAAAAATAAACCAGCAGACAAGTCAAAAAGCAGGGAATTAACTGCCATTATTATCATCAACTACATGCTATACATACAATAATTACGTTCTCCTAATAATATTGGAGATGGAAATAAATATCATGCCCAGAAGGCCAGAATTCAGCTTTACGCTTAAAACAGTTTGAGCATCAAGTTGAATGAATTTAGATAAAATGGTGCAAGAATTGTCCACACACATGCTACAGACTCCAAAAGTTGTCTGCCAAGCTCCCGAACAAGATCAATGGGAAATGAACGGTAGCTGTTTTTGCGAAGAAAATCGTATAAGCTAGGTCCAAGCTTCTCAAATACCTGTTGAAACCATTTAAATCCATCCGCAAGTTTTTTAACATATATTGCCCCtctaaactaattaaatcaaaagtaCCAATAAATACTTACAATACAAATATGATTACGATAGTCAAACCAATTCCGTATTTGCACACAACTGCAAAGAATAAAACCACTTATACTAACATCGCAAACTTCTACcaccaaagagagagacagaaaaTAAAGTATCCTTACCGAGTGCCACCAATATCATGCCTTCCAAGCCTTTGTAGGACATCAATTTCAATCATCGCAGCTTCACGATACTTATGTATGGAGCGGACAATTTTGATTGCCacaacttctttcttttcattgtCAATACATTCCAACACTTGCCCAAAAGTTCCTAGAAAAGTCATAGCCAAgatattaaaataattctGAGGAATTGAAAAGAGATATGTACCCCTTCTAGCTGAAGGTGAACTTTACTCCCAAGAAAGCAAGAATACCAACCCTCTCCCATTTTGCTGAGAATTCTGTCTGCAAGTATGATAAGCAAAAGGTATGAATTAGTGAACAAATAATAA
Protein-coding regions in this window:
- the LOC18774469 gene encoding serine/threonine-protein kinase AFC1; protein product: METQRIMEFPHKNMDKRPRKRPRLAWDMPPPLPPPELFPAIYCGQDFGNGPIPNYTYTSMFYGGLPRNASPPWRPDDKDGHYVFGIGENLTPRYRILSKMGEGTFGQVLECIDNEKKEVVAIKIVRSIHKYREAAMIEIDVLQRLGRHDIGGTRCVQIRNWFDYRNHICIVFEKLGPSLYDFLRKNSYRSFPIDLVRELGRQLLESVAFMHDLRLIHTDLKPENILLVSSDYIKVPDYKFLSRSTKEGSYFKNLPKSSAIKLIDFGSTTFEHQDHSYVVSTRHYRAPEVILGLGWNYPCDIWSVGCILVELCSGEALFQTHENLEHLAMMERVLGPLPQHMVLRADRRADKYFRRGARLDWPDGATSRESMRAVCKLPRLPNLIMQHVDHSAGDLIELLQGLLRYEPAERLKAREALRHPFFTRDMRRGGYPL